From a single Bacillus pseudomycoides DSM 12442 genomic region:
- a CDS encoding alpha/beta fold hydrolase translates to MKEKINKINGIDICTESFGNPNHPATLLIMGAMCSMVYWDEEFCKRLADTGRYVIRYDHRDVGRSVTYKPGSSHYTVIDMADDAVGVLDAYDINHAHIVGMSLGGMIAQIIAVRHPQRVL, encoded by the coding sequence ATGAAAGAAAAGATAAATAAAATTAATGGAATTGATATATGCACAGAGAGTTTTGGAAATCCTAATCACCCAGCGACTTTACTGATTATGGGAGCAATGTGTTCGATGGTTTACTGGGATGAAGAGTTCTGTAAACGATTAGCAGATACAGGGCGATACGTTATTCGATATGATCATCGAGATGTTGGGCGTTCCGTTACCTACAAGCCAGGAAGTTCTCATTATACTGTGATAGACATGGCGGATGATGCTGTTGGAGTACTCGATGCATACGATATTAATCATGCACATATTGTAGGAATGTCTTTGGGAGGTATGATTGCTCAAATTATCGCAGTAAGGCATCCTCAAAGAGTCCTA
- a CDS encoding alpha/beta fold hydrolase, producing the protein DEKILAYHANGSKLDWTDNESVVNYLVRGSALLCGPKHKFDEQRVTKQVTKEIKRANNLLSMFNHALLKGDDYYEGKLKKINISTLVIHGTEDTALPYEHGLALANEIPNASLLPLEGTGHEIHFDDWDNIINAISKHTSRV; encoded by the coding sequence TGGATGAAAAAATTCTTGCTTATCATGCGAATGGAAGCAAATTGGATTGGACAGATAACGAATCTGTTGTGAATTATTTGGTTAGAGGATCAGCATTACTCTGTGGACCAAAGCATAAATTTGATGAGCAAAGAGTTACGAAGCAGGTAACAAAAGAAATAAAACGAGCAAACAATCTACTCAGCATGTTTAATCATGCACTGCTTAAAGGTGATGATTACTATGAGGGGAAATTAAAAAAAATAAATATATCTACTTTAGTTATTCACGGCACCGAAGATACGGCACTTCCGTATGAGCATGGCTTAGCTCTAGCAAATGAAATTCCTAATGCGTCGTTACTACCACTAGAGGGAACGGGGCATGAAATTCATTTTGATGATTGGGATAATATAATTAACGCTATTTCGAAACATACTTCAAGAGTGTAG
- a CDS encoding DUF2306 domain-containing protein, translated as MDIFPILLIIHILFGIICLISGAVAMSAKKRKGTHTEWGEVYHASYVVIFITAIILSILHWNEIAYLFYVALFSYSFAIYGYLARKRRWKNWIHHHIRGMLGSYIGAVTALLVNIGNSIPILNLLPTLSFWFLPTLIGTPLTIMVIKKYKKHTNK; from the coding sequence TTGGATATCTTTCCTATACTTTTAATAATTCATATTCTATTTGGGATCATATGTTTAATTTCAGGAGCTGTCGCAATGTCTGCAAAAAAGAGAAAAGGAACTCATACAGAATGGGGTGAAGTTTATCATGCATCTTACGTTGTAATATTCATCACTGCAATTATATTGTCTATTTTACATTGGAATGAGATTGCTTATTTGTTTTATGTCGCACTTTTTTCTTATTCATTTGCTATTTATGGCTATCTTGCAAGAAAAAGACGCTGGAAAAATTGGATTCATCATCATATTAGAGGTATGCTAGGTTCATATATAGGTGCTGTAACGGCTCTCCTAGTGAACATAGGGAATTCTATACCGATATTAAATTTACTTCCTACACTATCGTTTTGGTTTTTACCAACATTGATTGGTACCCCACTTACAATAATGGTTATAAAAAAATATAAAAAGCATACAAACAAGTAA
- a CDS encoding GrpB family protein yields MAEKTRIIEIMSYNPEWKMEFKKIKIMIESYIGDLILRIEHVGSTSVEGLAAKPIIDIDVVIESYDLLPDIIERLEKKGYHHQGDLGVEGREAFQRNNEDNFMKYHLYVCPKDGKGYLEHVALRDYLSANEGARKEYEELKYRLAENYRYNIDGYCEAKTDFVKGILNKTLYIN; encoded by the coding sequence ATGGCTGAAAAAACGAGAATAATAGAAATCATGTCTTATAATCCTGAATGGAAAATGGAGTTCAAGAAAATCAAAATAATGATTGAAAGTTATATCGGCGATTTAATTTTAAGAATTGAGCATGTAGGTAGTACCTCTGTTGAAGGGTTAGCAGCAAAACCAATTATTGATATTGATGTAGTTATAGAAAGTTACGATCTATTACCTGACATTATAGAACGATTAGAAAAAAAAGGTTATCACCATCAAGGAGATCTAGGTGTTGAAGGACGTGAAGCTTTTCAAAGAAATAATGAAGATAATTTTATGAAATACCACCTCTATGTCTGCCCGAAGGATGGGAAAGGCTATTTAGAACATGTCGCTTTACGGGATTATTTATCAGCAAATGAGGGTGCACGGAAAGAATATGAAGAACTGAAATATCGATTAGCTGAGAACTATCGATATAATATTGATGGTTATTGTGAAGCTAAAACTGATTTTGTAAAAGGGATTTTGAATAAGACGCTTTATATAAACTAA